A region of the Pseudarthrobacter sp. MM222 genome:
TGCCGCCGGGGTCTCGTCCCACGGGCCCAAGACCGGCACGGCGGCCAGCAGGCTGCGGGTGTACTCGGTGGCGGGGTGTTCCACAATCTGCTGGACCGCGCCGGATTCGACGAACGCGCCGTCCTTCATGACGTGGATCCGGTCCGAGATGAGCCGGGCCACGCCGAGGTCGTGCGTGATCATCAGGATGCCGATGCCGCGTTGTTCCTGCAGTTCAAGCAGCAGGTCCAGGATGCCGGCCTGCACGGTGACGTCCAGGGCGGAGGTGGGCTCGTCCGCGACCAGCAGCTGCGGCTCGCTGGCGAGGGCGATGGCGATCAGGACGCGCTGGAGCATGCCGCCGGAGAGCTGGTGCGGGTACTTCTTGAGCTGGGCGTCCGGGGTGGGGATGTGGACCTGTTCCAGCAGCCGGATGGCGCGTTTGCGTACGGCGTCCTTGTCCTTGGAGGAGGCAGCCCCAGCGATGCGGATGGCCTCGGACAGCTGGTTGCCGATCGAGTGGACCGGGCTGAGCGCGGTCATCGGGTCCTGCGGAATCAGCGCCACAGTCCTGCCGCGGACCTTTTCGATGGCCTTGGCGTCCTTGGTGACGTCGACGCCGTCGATCAGGACGGTTCCGGAGATCACGGCGAGGTCGTCCGGCAGGAGCCGGAGGAGGCCCATCGCCGTCG
Encoded here:
- a CDS encoding ABC transporter ATP-binding protein, whose protein sequence is MNAAHAEQPLLDVRDFQVELITDGGIIRAVDSVSFSIHRGETVTIIGESGSGKSTTAMGLLRLLPDDLAVISGTVLIDGVDVTKDAKAIEKVRGRTVALIPQDPMTALSPVHSIGNQLSEAIRIAGAASSKDKDAVRKRAIRLLEQVHIPTPDAQLKKYPHQLSGGMLQRVLIAIALASEPQLLVADEPTSALDVTVQAGILDLLLELQEQRGIGILMITHDLGVARLISDRIHVMKDGAFVESGAVQQIVEHPATEYTRSLLAAVPVLGPWDETPAADTALTSTGANHD